A window of Sphingobacterium sp. lm-10 contains these coding sequences:
- the truA gene encoding tRNA pseudouridine(38-40) synthase TruA, producing MDYAELLFCPMSLHSNNVKFRNFAPVQGNTQRYFLEIAYKGTAYHGWQIQQNAISVQEKLQLALKTVLRQEVETTGAGRTDTGVHATQLYVHVDIPSEKIDSSKKFVHALNAVLPSDISVKRILKVHSDAHARFDAVSRSYEYHIHLGKNPFLEDASWLLRDTPDISKMNEAAKLLLGKKDFGCFSKAHTQVFTNICTIQEARWVMNGERLTFHITADRFLRNMVRAIVGTLLEVGAKGKPVEHVSEVIASQDRGQAGASVPARGLYLTQIIYPYIDQPS from the coding sequence ATGGATTACGCAGAACTGCTCTTCTGTCCGATGAGTTTACATTCAAACAACGTAAAATTCCGTAACTTTGCCCCCGTGCAAGGAAACACTCAACGCTACTTTTTGGAAATCGCATATAAGGGTACTGCCTACCATGGGTGGCAAATCCAGCAGAATGCTATCTCTGTACAGGAGAAGCTGCAGCTGGCCCTGAAAACGGTTTTGCGCCAAGAGGTCGAGACCACTGGTGCCGGCCGTACGGATACGGGCGTACATGCAACTCAGTTGTACGTGCATGTAGACATTCCTTCCGAAAAGATCGACTCTTCGAAAAAATTTGTACATGCATTAAATGCTGTTCTTCCGTCGGATATTAGTGTGAAAAGGATTTTGAAAGTACATTCCGATGCACATGCTCGTTTTGATGCCGTATCCAGATCGTACGAGTATCATATACATCTTGGTAAAAATCCTTTTTTGGAAGACGCATCCTGGTTGCTTCGCGACACTCCGGACATATCTAAAATGAATGAAGCCGCAAAGCTGTTGCTCGGAAAAAAAGATTTTGGCTGCTTTAGCAAAGCACACACGCAGGTATTTACGAATATTTGCACGATCCAAGAGGCGCGATGGGTAATGAATGGCGAACGATTGACTTTCCATATTACTGCTGATCGCTTTTTACGCAACATGGTCCGCGCGATTGTAGGTACACTGCTTGAGGTAGGCGCAAAAGGCAAACCTGTGGAGCATGTATCTGAAGTGATCGCTAGCCAAGATCGTGGCCAAGCCGGAGCTTCGGTGCCAGCGCGTGGCCTCTACCTTACCCAAATTATCTACCCTTATATCGATCAACCATCGTGA
- a CDS encoding sugar phosphate isomerase/epimerase, with product MKTVKGPALFLAQFIDNTAPYNTLENISEWAKSLGYVGVQVPTNDPEFFDLQKVAESKTYADEIKGRLSEIGVEITELSTHLQGQLVAVHPTYDKLFDGFAPAAVRNNPKARTAWAIDQLKLAAKASANLGLNAHATFSGSLLWHMVYPWPQRPAGLVETGFKELASRWLPILDEFDRNGIDLCYEVHPGEDLHDGVSYERFLEAANNHPRACLLYDPSHLLLQGMDYLSYIDHYHERIKMFHVKDAEFNPTGKQGVYGGYSNWLDRAGRFRSLGDGQVDFKSIFSKLAAYDYEGWAVLEWECAIKNSVDGATEGAQFIREHIIKVTEKAFDDFASTGSDEGFNRDLLGI from the coding sequence ATGAAAACAGTAAAAGGGCCCGCCCTCTTTTTAGCACAATTTATTGATAATACCGCACCTTACAATACGTTAGAAAATATATCCGAATGGGCGAAATCATTGGGCTACGTTGGCGTGCAAGTACCCACCAACGATCCTGAATTCTTTGACCTACAAAAAGTAGCGGAGAGCAAAACATATGCAGACGAGATCAAAGGCCGATTATCGGAAATTGGTGTGGAGATTACAGAACTATCGACGCACTTGCAAGGGCAGTTGGTGGCCGTTCATCCCACCTACGACAAGTTGTTTGACGGATTCGCTCCTGCGGCCGTGCGCAACAACCCAAAGGCGCGTACTGCCTGGGCGATAGATCAGTTAAAATTAGCCGCTAAAGCCTCGGCCAATTTAGGTTTGAATGCGCATGCTACATTTAGCGGCTCGTTACTATGGCATATGGTCTATCCGTGGCCACAACGCCCTGCCGGGCTGGTGGAAACAGGCTTCAAAGAATTGGCCAGTCGCTGGCTACCTATTCTAGATGAGTTCGATCGCAATGGGATCGATTTATGTTACGAAGTACATCCAGGAGAAGATCTGCATGATGGTGTTTCGTACGAGCGCTTTCTGGAAGCGGCTAATAACCATCCTCGAGCTTGCTTGTTATATGACCCATCGCACTTATTGTTGCAAGGAATGGATTACCTAAGCTATATTGATCATTATCATGAGCGTATTAAAATGTTTCATGTGAAGGATGCTGAATTCAACCCGACAGGCAAACAAGGTGTATATGGAGGTTATAGCAATTGGTTAGATAGAGCTGGCCGATTCCGCTCTCTGGGAGATGGGCAGGTAGATTTCAAATCTATTTTTAGCAAATTAGCCGCATACGATTATGAAGGATGGGCTGTGCTGGAATGGGAATGTGCCATCAAAAACAGTGTGGATGGTGCTACAGAAGGTGCACAGTTTATTCGCGAGCATATTATCAAGGTAACGGAGAAGGCGTTTGATGATTTCGCGTCTACAGGTTCCGACGAAGGTTTTAACCGTGATCTGTTAGGTATTTAA
- a CDS encoding 1,4-dihydroxy-6-naphthoate synthase yields MKLSLGFSPCPNDTFIFDALIHGKIDTGDLSFEPSYHDVETLNKMAFAQQLDITKLSYHAFAYASEDYELLDAGSALGFGVGPLLITKDKDLAARLSKYAGQDLPADLLDLRIGIPGKYTTANFLLGLAYPQLVNKEELVFSDIESAVLDGRVDVGLIIHENRFTYSERGLFKAQDLGEFWEKGTGYPIPLGGIVIKRSLPQTVKQQVNKLIADSVRFAFANPKSGLDYIRSHAQEMEESVMYQHIDLYVNTYSENLGDKGRASVNYLFSEAQRLGLIPPREQALFLATD; encoded by the coding sequence ATGAAGCTAAGTCTAGGTTTTTCTCCGTGCCCGAATGATACGTTTATCTTCGATGCGCTCATTCACGGCAAGATAGATACTGGAGATCTTTCTTTCGAGCCGAGCTATCATGACGTGGAGACATTGAACAAAATGGCTTTTGCGCAGCAATTGGATATTACCAAGCTGAGCTACCATGCATTCGCGTACGCATCAGAAGATTATGAGCTGCTCGATGCTGGTAGTGCATTAGGTTTTGGAGTAGGCCCGTTGTTAATAACAAAAGATAAAGATCTTGCGGCGCGTCTGTCAAAATATGCCGGTCAAGATCTGCCGGCAGATCTTCTGGATCTGCGGATAGGCATTCCTGGAAAGTATACCACAGCGAACTTTCTACTTGGCCTGGCATACCCTCAATTGGTTAATAAAGAAGAGCTCGTTTTTTCTGATATAGAAAGCGCTGTTTTGGATGGTCGGGTAGATGTCGGTTTGATTATTCATGAAAATCGTTTCACCTATAGTGAACGCGGTTTATTCAAGGCGCAGGATCTCGGAGAATTTTGGGAGAAAGGAACAGGATATCCTATTCCACTCGGTGGTATTGTCATCAAACGATCGCTACCGCAAACGGTCAAACAGCAGGTGAACAAGCTGATCGCTGATAGTGTGCGTTTTGCTTTCGCCAATCCAAAATCAGGTTTGGATTATATTCGGAGTCACGCACAGGAAATGGAGGAATCGGTAATGTATCAACACATCGACTTGTATGTGAATACTTATTCAGAAAACTTGGGTGACAAAGGCCGTGCTTCCGTCAATTATCTATTTAGTGAGGCACAACGCTTAGGTTTAATCCCTCCGCGGGAGCAAGCCTTATTTTTAGCTACAGATTAA
- a CDS encoding L-serine ammonia-lyase produces the protein MASEQISIFDMFKIGIGPSSSHTLGPWRAAQRFVQAVDARAGIENVQLINVLLYGSLAKTGVGHGTDIAIILGLSGDDPVTFDVYDVIPKVERIKSSKKLQLGNSQTIDFVYDEHMLFLYNESLPFHPNAVTFQAFLKDGTALSETYYSIGGGFVVQEEEQGASAAEVDLPFHMDTAEDVLFWSRRTGLKISELVLENELAWRTEEDTKEGILNIFSTMKECIYKGCHTTGILPGGLKVERRASKLNKRIVKDRPYDDFASWLEAIRLGGKDFGYILDCVSCFALAVNEENASFGRVVTAPTNGAAGVIPAVLQYYITFYDAFNDQKIIQFIAAASEIGSIFKKGATISAAMGGCQAEIGVSSAMAAGALTECLGGSQRQVLMAAEIAMEHHLGLTCDPIGGLVQIPCIERNTMGAIKAITAAQLALQSNPEKAKVSLDAVVGTMWATAQDMNVKYKETADGGLAVKVPLSLPEC, from the coding sequence ATGGCTAGCGAACAGATTTCCATTTTCGACATGTTTAAGATCGGCATAGGTCCATCCAGCTCTCATACATTGGGACCATGGCGGGCCGCACAGCGATTTGTACAGGCAGTAGATGCTCGTGCCGGCATAGAAAATGTGCAGCTGATCAATGTATTATTATACGGATCACTAGCAAAAACCGGGGTGGGCCACGGCACAGACATTGCCATCATATTAGGGTTGAGTGGTGATGATCCCGTTACATTTGATGTGTACGATGTGATACCGAAAGTGGAACGTATTAAATCGTCAAAAAAACTACAACTCGGTAACAGCCAAACCATTGATTTTGTCTATGACGAACACATGTTGTTTTTGTATAATGAAAGCCTTCCCTTTCACCCCAACGCGGTCACTTTTCAGGCTTTTCTGAAAGATGGTACAGCCTTAAGTGAAACGTATTACTCCATAGGCGGAGGTTTCGTCGTACAAGAGGAAGAACAAGGAGCCAGCGCTGCCGAAGTGGATCTGCCTTTCCATATGGATACTGCCGAAGATGTGCTATTCTGGTCTAGAAGAACGGGATTGAAGATATCGGAGCTGGTCCTGGAAAATGAGTTGGCTTGGCGAACGGAAGAAGACACCAAAGAGGGTATTTTAAACATATTCTCCACCATGAAAGAATGCATCTATAAAGGATGCCATACTACGGGCATACTTCCGGGTGGGTTAAAGGTAGAACGCCGAGCTTCTAAATTGAATAAGCGTATTGTGAAGGATCGTCCCTACGATGATTTTGCCTCTTGGCTGGAAGCAATTCGTTTGGGAGGAAAGGATTTTGGATATATTCTGGACTGCGTTAGCTGTTTTGCCCTGGCGGTGAATGAAGAAAACGCCTCCTTTGGGAGAGTGGTGACAGCACCTACAAATGGAGCAGCGGGTGTGATACCCGCTGTCTTACAATATTATATTACGTTTTACGACGCGTTTAACGATCAAAAGATTATTCAATTCATTGCGGCAGCATCTGAGATAGGATCGATTTTTAAGAAAGGTGCTACGATATCGGCCGCAATGGGCGGATGCCAAGCGGAGATTGGGGTATCTTCGGCGATGGCGGCGGGCGCACTCACCGAGTGTCTTGGCGGCTCACAGCGCCAAGTATTGATGGCGGCAGAGATTGCGATGGAACATCACTTGGGTTTAACCTGTGACCCGATAGGCGGGCTGGTGCAGATTCCATGCATTGAGCGCAATACCATGGGCGCCATCAAAGCGATTACCGCAGCACAGCTTGCTTTGCAATCTAATCCAGAAAAAGCCAAAGTGAGCTTAGATGCAGTAGTTGGCACGATGTGGGCCACTGCGCAAGATATGAATGTAAAATACAAGGAGACCGCAGACGGCGGACTAGCTGTAAAAGTACCGCTCAGTCTCCCTGAATGTTAA
- a CDS encoding glycoside hydrolase family 3 protein: protein MKHIFLLINYISLFISSSYAQAKRDFVPFINQSHPWVERTFQQLTPRERIAQLLLIRAHTDRGPRYVDSVGRIVRQEKLGGLVVFQGGPVRHANMFNRYQKDSKVPLLVTFDGEWGLGMRLADSTTSFPYQMTLGAIQRNELLYDMGKQVAKDFLRLGMHFNFAPVVDINNNPKNPVINFRSFGDNKENVTQKAKAYMDGMVAGGIVASLKHFPGHGDTDVDSHHDLPQLDFSKKRLDELEIFPFRELIRAGAPAIMVAHMHIPSLDDTPNIPSSISKKVVTDLLRNELGFQGLAVTDAMDMKGVTKFFPNGRADVMAIEAGNDLLEISENSGRAIQMIEQAVKNGSIKQADIDRRVKKVLATKYWLGLDKYQPVSTKNLYNDLNSTASRQLVQRLAEASITVLRSQRAINSFNRGRPTLVVSVGVNKPQALEEVIASRVRGIMQLYVANNEAPERLQEIMMEARKYGQVILAIHDARSRPQSTLPLSEDVIEFIDKVTNKNTITIVHANPYTLNGIDVSQSGSIILAYQNEAFMQRAAAKVLFKDIRSEGKLPVTISRKFKFGAGM, encoded by the coding sequence ATGAAGCACATCTTCCTACTTATCAACTACATATCTCTGTTTATATCTTCGAGCTATGCACAAGCAAAACGCGACTTTGTTCCGTTCATTAATCAATCACATCCTTGGGTAGAGCGTACATTTCAGCAACTTACTCCGCGCGAACGCATTGCTCAGCTCTTGCTTATTAGGGCACATACAGATCGTGGGCCTCGCTACGTAGATTCTGTAGGCCGCATTGTGCGACAGGAAAAATTAGGCGGATTAGTCGTGTTCCAGGGCGGGCCTGTAAGGCATGCAAATATGTTCAACCGGTATCAGAAAGACAGCAAGGTGCCCCTACTAGTTACCTTTGATGGTGAATGGGGCTTAGGCATGCGACTGGCAGATTCTACGACTTCTTTTCCTTACCAGATGACTTTGGGTGCCATTCAACGCAACGAATTGCTTTACGATATGGGCAAGCAGGTAGCAAAAGATTTTCTGAGGTTGGGCATGCATTTTAACTTTGCGCCCGTGGTAGACATCAACAACAATCCAAAGAATCCCGTGATCAACTTCCGATCTTTTGGAGATAATAAAGAAAACGTGACCCAAAAAGCGAAAGCGTATATGGACGGCATGGTCGCGGGTGGTATTGTAGCATCGCTCAAACACTTCCCGGGACATGGCGATACCGATGTAGACTCACATCACGATCTCCCGCAATTGGATTTCTCCAAAAAAAGGCTTGATGAACTAGAGATATTTCCCTTCCGGGAATTAATTCGTGCAGGAGCGCCGGCTATTATGGTCGCGCATATGCACATCCCTTCTTTGGACGATACACCAAACATTCCTTCTTCGATCTCTAAAAAGGTCGTGACCGATCTGCTCCGTAATGAATTGGGCTTTCAAGGCCTTGCTGTAACGGATGCTATGGATATGAAAGGCGTTACGAAATTCTTCCCTAATGGTCGAGCCGATGTAATGGCGATAGAGGCTGGTAATGATCTATTGGAAATATCGGAAAACAGTGGTCGCGCTATCCAAATGATTGAGCAGGCCGTCAAAAATGGCAGCATCAAACAGGCAGATATAGATCGTCGGGTAAAAAAGGTTTTGGCGACAAAATACTGGCTCGGACTAGACAAATACCAACCTGTTTCCACCAAAAATCTATATAACGACTTAAACAGTACCGCTTCTCGGCAGTTGGTACAGCGCCTGGCAGAGGCTTCGATTACCGTATTACGTTCGCAACGAGCCATCAATTCCTTTAATCGCGGCCGCCCTACCCTAGTCGTCAGTGTGGGTGTCAACAAGCCGCAAGCGTTAGAAGAAGTAATTGCTAGTCGGGTACGTGGAATCATGCAGTTGTATGTAGCAAACAACGAGGCGCCCGAGCGTTTGCAAGAAATTATGATGGAAGCACGCAAATATGGACAAGTTATACTGGCCATTCACGATGCGCGTTCGCGTCCACAAAGCACGCTTCCATTATCCGAAGACGTTATCGAATTTATCGATAAAGTAACCAACAAAAATACCATTACGATAGTACATGCAAACCCTTATACCCTAAATGGTATCGATGTAAGCCAGAGCGGTAGTATTATTCTGGCCTATCAAAATGAGGCTTTTATGCAACGCGCTGCTGCTAAAGTGCTCTTTAAAGATATCCGTTCGGAAGGCAAGCTGCCTGTAACCATCTCTCGTAAGTTCAAATTCGGTGCAGGCATGTAA
- a CDS encoding TetR/AcrR family transcriptional regulator, with protein sequence MKETAISRKDKIIQTATSLFADKGFADTSTKEISIRAGVSEALIFKHFGNKDRLLSFIIKTGYSRVVMHHKGMLTYKGAKDFLRNMILLPNKLVAEEPLFWKMQERLSHDELSRSQHEHFIKPVQSIILKAFQELGYAKPELETQYLLLVIDLLWKKEASGELQNAEELTALIEDKYHLS encoded by the coding sequence ATGAAAGAAACAGCTATTAGTAGGAAAGATAAAATTATACAAACCGCAACCTCACTATTCGCTGATAAAGGTTTTGCTGACACTTCCACCAAAGAAATCTCTATTCGAGCTGGTGTATCAGAAGCATTGATTTTCAAGCATTTTGGGAATAAAGATCGGCTCCTTTCCTTCATCATAAAAACTGGGTATAGCCGCGTGGTGATGCATCACAAGGGCATGCTTACTTATAAAGGTGCCAAAGATTTCTTACGCAACATGATTCTTCTTCCGAATAAACTAGTCGCTGAAGAACCGTTGTTCTGGAAAATGCAGGAGAGACTATCACATGATGAGCTTTCCAGGAGTCAACACGAGCATTTTATAAAACCAGTACAATCTATCATATTGAAGGCCTTTCAAGAATTGGGCTATGCCAAGCCCGAATTAGAAACCCAATATCTATTATTGGTTATCGATCTACTGTGGAAGAAAGAAGCCTCTGGCGAACTGCAAAATGCAGAAGAGCTTACCGCACTGATTGAAGACAAATACCATTTGAGCTAG
- the pncA gene encoding bifunctional nicotinamidase/pyrazinamidase produces the protein MKALIIVDVQVDFLPGGSLAVPAGDTIIPIINVLQKDYDLVVATQDWHPADHGSFSSQHPGSAAYDRIELNGLEQVLWPDHCIEGTAGAAFAEALDTRAVEAIFRKGTDKKIDSYSAFFDNGKLKATGLQGYLQARAVTEVHVCGLAADYCVYFTAVDSLEAGFKTAIVSRATKPIDKTTFMDKKEIFLQKGGRIL, from the coding sequence ATGAAAGCACTTATCATTGTCGATGTGCAGGTCGATTTTCTACCTGGAGGCTCGTTGGCGGTTCCTGCAGGTGATACCATCATCCCTATCATTAATGTCTTGCAAAAAGACTATGATCTCGTAGTCGCTACGCAAGATTGGCACCCTGCTGATCATGGTAGTTTCTCCAGTCAACACCCCGGTTCTGCGGCATATGATCGGATCGAGCTGAATGGGCTGGAGCAGGTATTATGGCCAGATCATTGTATTGAAGGTACAGCGGGAGCTGCATTTGCGGAGGCGCTGGACACACGAGCAGTAGAGGCTATTTTTAGGAAAGGAACAGACAAAAAGATAGATAGCTATAGCGCATTCTTTGATAACGGCAAATTGAAAGCCACGGGACTACAGGGTTATCTGCAAGCGCGTGCTGTGACCGAAGTACATGTATGCGGACTAGCGGCAGATTATTGCGTTTACTTTACCGCGGTGGATAGTTTGGAAGCAGGTTTTAAGACGGCTATTGTCTCCCGAGCGACCAAGCCAATAGACAAAACCACTTTCATGGATAAAAAAGAAATATTCCTGCAAAAAGGAGGTCGCATACTTTAA
- a CDS encoding response regulator transcription factor, which produces MLKILYVEDELSLAMIVGESLEEHGFEVKHAVNGQDALQILKKFSPHVMVLDVMMPLMDGFTLATEIRKIDTKTPILFLTAMTQTADLVKGFHLGGNDYIRKPFKIEELIVRIESAHRATRQHHDQQHYDIGTYKLDAQKFLLSHEGQTEKLSFREAELLRRLFERKDQVVPREEIIRTYWGDDTYFTGRSLDVFISRIRKYLSKDERIKITNIRGVGYRLSID; this is translated from the coding sequence ATGCTGAAAATATTATATGTCGAAGACGAGTTAAGTTTGGCCATGATCGTGGGGGAAAGCCTGGAGGAGCATGGTTTTGAAGTGAAACACGCTGTGAATGGCCAAGATGCATTACAAATATTGAAAAAATTTAGCCCTCATGTGATGGTGCTGGATGTGATGATGCCCTTGATGGACGGTTTTACATTGGCCACCGAAATCCGCAAGATCGACACCAAAACGCCCATCCTATTTTTGACCGCGATGACACAGACGGCAGATTTAGTGAAAGGTTTTCACCTCGGAGGTAATGATTATATCCGCAAACCTTTTAAAATCGAAGAGCTAATCGTGCGGATTGAATCTGCGCATCGCGCAACTCGCCAACACCACGACCAGCAACACTATGATATTGGCACCTACAAACTGGATGCCCAGAAATTTCTACTAAGCCACGAAGGACAGACCGAGAAACTATCTTTCCGGGAGGCCGAATTGTTACGTCGCTTATTTGAGCGCAAGGATCAGGTAGTGCCACGAGAGGAGATTATACGCACCTATTGGGGCGACGACACGTATTTCACCGGCAGAAGTTTAGACGTTTTTATCAGCCGGATCCGAAAATACCTTTCCAAAGATGAACGAATTAAGATTACCAACATTCGTGGTGTAGGCTATCGGTTATCTATCGATTAG
- a CDS encoding HAMP domain-containing sensor histidine kinase yields the protein MLKNHKILAVLIVVITAGILSVLSFWLYNSYDDHRELTFAKADQALLSTLNDYYARHEITANNSRNSYQKNLVADINRAYPNVAVDSIYAWMEKNATRRHDSIRHQYREMHRNIPKERSMRRKPREINHWMLQGRDAQLSTAALDTLLKEYKEELSYQGIHLANAQLRLQKVDRKDYSDLRENHTKNILTTRPILINAEGNLYLYAELSQTWRHIVSNMLGQIIFSALLVMALIGTFLALFKTIRKQNKLAMLQRSFVTNMTHELKTPLSTVTAAVEALQRFGAKNDPDRWNKYLTISKRELDHLSQMVESVLQFNSDVRSGIDFNDEEFDLQSLLQEIVDSFQLVNAAQIDLLFDTPQSPLLFSGDKAHLRNTFSNVIDNAIKYNQSTSPQVKVSLMATQKALQIRISDNGIGIPKLYQKNIYDLFFRVPNGELYSVKGFGLGLAYVQQVVHQHGGSITVDSTEGIGTTFTISFPRK from the coding sequence ATGTTAAAAAACCACAAAATCCTGGCCGTACTGATCGTTGTAATCACTGCTGGAATACTTTCCGTCCTCAGTTTTTGGCTGTACAACTCCTACGACGATCACCGGGAATTAACCTTTGCTAAGGCGGATCAAGCGTTGCTTAGCACGCTGAATGATTACTATGCACGCCATGAAATTACGGCCAACAATTCGCGTAATAGCTACCAGAAAAATTTGGTTGCAGATATCAACCGTGCTTATCCGAATGTAGCGGTTGATAGTATATACGCATGGATGGAGAAAAACGCTACACGCCGACATGATAGTATTCGTCACCAATATCGCGAAATGCACCGCAATATCCCGAAAGAACGAAGTATGCGTCGCAAACCCAGAGAAATAAACCATTGGATGCTTCAAGGAAGAGATGCGCAGCTGTCTACGGCTGCACTAGATACGCTTTTGAAGGAGTACAAAGAGGAGCTGTCTTATCAAGGAATTCACTTGGCAAATGCACAACTGAGGCTTCAAAAAGTGGATCGGAAAGATTATTCGGATCTACGTGAGAATCACACGAAAAATATATTAACTACTCGCCCTATTTTAATCAATGCAGAAGGCAATCTTTATCTTTATGCAGAGCTGTCGCAAACCTGGCGACATATTGTCTCTAACATGCTTGGACAGATTATCTTCTCCGCCCTCTTGGTCATGGCCTTGATTGGCACTTTTCTGGCTTTATTTAAAACTATTCGCAAGCAAAATAAGTTGGCTATGTTACAAAGATCCTTTGTGACCAACATGACACATGAGCTAAAAACGCCATTGTCTACCGTAACGGCGGCTGTCGAAGCTTTACAACGATTCGGTGCCAAGAATGATCCAGACCGCTGGAACAAATATCTCACGATCTCTAAACGAGAACTGGATCACCTAAGCCAGATGGTAGAAAGTGTACTGCAATTCAATAGTGATGTACGCAGCGGGATCGACTTCAACGACGAGGAGTTTGATCTTCAGTCCCTGCTTCAAGAAATTGTAGACTCATTCCAATTGGTCAATGCGGCACAAATCGACCTTTTGTTCGACACACCGCAGTCACCCCTACTTTTCTCGGGAGACAAAGCGCACCTGCGCAATACCTTCTCTAATGTGATCGATAATGCCATCAAATATAATCAGTCCACTTCACCGCAGGTGAAGGTCTCTTTGATGGCGACCCAAAAAGCACTTCAGATCCGCATTAGTGACAATGGAATTGGAATTCCGAAGTTGTATCAAAAGAATATTTATGATCTGTTCTTTCGAGTGCCGAATGGCGAATTGTATAGTGTCAAAGGCTTTGGATTAGGGTTGGCCTATGTGCAGCAAGTGGTGCATCAGCACGGAGGAAGCATAACCGTCGACAGCACAGAAGGCATAGGAACAACGTTTACCATATCATTCCCTCGAAAATAA
- a CDS encoding DUF4270 family protein, which produces MLKHFIFIAFGFVFFGTNILLSSCEKDMAIALNNDNVDALNLASVDSLSVQITNLTLQHIPTSGAGAILLGRYDREGAGSVSVAPYFQVEPENYNYSDIPEDARFDSIKLVLRTHNQLHVQGDTTKLHTIRAHRITQRLETTRLQAGGINNVEIPFYVQTPAIFGDQNFQIEEAALGELSYTPRPGSRQRLAIRLNDAFGKDLFDKMQTDDARVVSAANFAEYMNGFAVIPDEENTSVIAYNDTIQAEIHYSYIGAGGLRTTAQRNLVIRDYSLKYNKFSADRSGTPFQGLSATTPLPGAATNGVGLVQAGTGAAVRIDFPALRNFLQTPGIAVNRMELEVEIQSNQNWMYPLPTGQEGPSLYLANSSGVALDFIRTPFTTDIQRGQFTPANNTGQNAKYRFNLIEYIRVVNSESIIPRSLVLAFPPALLVGTAHSFMIAAEDNTPKIKLNILYTKFN; this is translated from the coding sequence ATGCTAAAACATTTCATATTTATTGCTTTCGGGTTCGTGTTTTTCGGAACGAATATTCTATTGTCTAGTTGCGAGAAAGATATGGCTATCGCATTAAACAACGATAATGTGGATGCGCTAAATCTAGCTTCTGTAGATTCTTTATCTGTCCAAATCACGAATTTAACGTTACAACATATCCCAACCTCGGGAGCAGGAGCAATTTTATTAGGTAGATATGACCGTGAAGGAGCAGGGTCGGTTTCAGTAGCACCTTATTTTCAGGTAGAACCAGAAAATTATAATTACAGTGATATTCCTGAAGATGCCCGTTTCGATTCTATTAAGTTGGTGCTTCGAACACATAATCAATTGCATGTGCAGGGAGATACGACCAAGTTACACACCATTCGTGCACACCGCATTACACAACGGCTAGAGACAACCAGATTACAAGCTGGCGGTATCAATAACGTGGAGATTCCATTTTATGTACAGACACCAGCTATCTTTGGTGATCAGAATTTTCAGATCGAAGAAGCCGCTTTAGGAGAACTAAGCTACACGCCACGACCAGGAAGCAGACAAAGGCTTGCTATTCGCCTGAATGATGCTTTCGGAAAAGATCTGTTTGACAAAATGCAGACAGATGATGCAAGAGTAGTGTCTGCGGCCAACTTTGCTGAATATATGAATGGCTTTGCAGTAATTCCCGATGAAGAGAATACAAGTGTAATTGCATACAACGATACCATCCAAGCAGAGATTCATTATTCCTATATCGGTGCTGGCGGACTGCGGACTACAGCACAAAGGAATTTAGTTATTCGTGACTACAGTCTCAAATACAACAAGTTTTCGGCAGATAGATCTGGTACACCTTTTCAAGGGTTGTCTGCAACGACGCCTTTACCTGGTGCAGCCACTAATGGTGTTGGATTAGTACAAGCAGGTACAGGAGCGGCAGTACGCATCGATTTTCCTGCACTTCGAAACTTCTTGCAGACTCCTGGTATTGCAGTCAATAGGATGGAGCTAGAGGTAGAGATACAATCGAATCAAAATTGGATGTATCCTTTACCTACGGGGCAAGAAGGGCCCTCATTATATTTGGCAAACAGTAGCGGTGTGGCATTGGATTTTATACGAACTCCTTTTACTACCGACATTCAACGCGGACAGTTTACACCAGCAAACAATACCGGGCAAAACGCGAAATATAGATTTAATTTAATCGAATACATTCGTGTCGTTAATAGCGAATCTATTATTCCTAGATCGTTAGTACTCGCTTTCCCTCCAGCACTTTTAGTGGGCACAGCTCACTCATTTATGATTGCAGCGGAAGACAATACACCTAAAATCAAATTAAACATCTTATACACAAAATTTAATTAG